A genomic window from Paenibacillus sp. FSL K6-0276 includes:
- the ahpF gene encoding alkyl hydroperoxide reductase subunit F, translating to MKLDQEIKAQLAQYLELLEGDVVLKVSAGADEASQEMAQLVDEISIMSTRITVEKTELPRTPSFSVNRVGEDTGVTFAGTPLGHEFTSLVLALLQVSGRAPKVEQSVIDQIKSIRGEYKFESYISLSCHNCPDVVQALNLMSIFNPGITHTMIDGGVFKEEVESKEIMSVPSVYLNGEFFESGRMTVEEILAKMGSTVDASEFDNKAPYDVLVVGGGPAGASAAIYAARKGIRTGIVAERLGGQVNDTLGIENFISVNYIEGPQLVAKLEEQVKEYGIDVMKLQRATRLDKNDLIEVELENGAVLKSKTVILSTGARWRNMGVPGEAEFKNKGVAYCPHCDGPLFAGKDVAVVGGGNSGIEAAVDLAGIVKHVTVLEFAPELKADAVLQDRLYSLPNVTVLKNVQTKEITGTDKVDGISYIDRATEETHHIELQGVFVQIGLVPNTDWLGDMVERTRVGEIVVDSHGATNVPGVFAAGDCTNSAYKQIIISMGSGATAALGAFDYLIRN from the coding sequence ATGAAACTAGATCAAGAAATCAAAGCTCAACTAGCCCAATACCTAGAACTCTTGGAAGGCGATGTAGTACTGAAAGTCAGTGCAGGCGCTGACGAGGCATCTCAAGAGATGGCCCAACTGGTTGATGAAATTTCTATAATGTCAACTAGGATTACAGTGGAAAAAACTGAATTACCTAGAACCCCAAGTTTTAGCGTAAACCGTGTTGGTGAAGATACAGGCGTAACCTTTGCTGGAACTCCGTTAGGGCACGAATTTACTTCATTAGTATTGGCACTATTGCAGGTTAGCGGAAGAGCTCCTAAGGTTGAGCAAAGTGTAATTGATCAGATCAAAAGCATTCGTGGCGAATACAAGTTTGAATCTTATATCAGCCTGAGCTGTCATAATTGCCCTGATGTCGTACAAGCATTGAACCTAATGAGTATCTTTAATCCTGGTATTACCCATACGATGATTGACGGTGGAGTATTCAAAGAAGAGGTAGAAAGCAAAGAGATTATGTCTGTACCAAGCGTCTACCTCAATGGTGAATTCTTCGAAAGTGGTCGTATGACGGTTGAAGAAATTCTAGCTAAAATGGGTAGTACTGTGGACGCATCAGAATTTGACAATAAAGCTCCATATGATGTGCTTGTTGTTGGCGGTGGCCCAGCAGGTGCAAGTGCAGCAATTTACGCGGCACGTAAAGGGATTCGCACAGGTATTGTTGCTGAACGCTTAGGCGGACAGGTTAACGACACGCTTGGCATTGAGAACTTTATCAGTGTAAATTACATTGAAGGTCCTCAGCTCGTAGCTAAACTCGAAGAGCAAGTGAAAGAGTATGGCATTGATGTGATGAAATTACAGCGTGCTACACGTTTAGACAAGAATGACTTGATTGAAGTTGAACTTGAGAACGGCGCTGTTCTAAAGAGTAAGACGGTCATTCTGTCGACAGGCGCTCGTTGGCGGAATATGGGTGTGCCTGGTGAAGCTGAATTCAAGAATAAAGGTGTAGCCTACTGCCCACACTGTGATGGTCCTTTGTTTGCAGGTAAAGATGTTGCCGTTGTCGGCGGCGGTAATTCAGGGATTGAAGCAGCTGTTGACCTTGCGGGTATAGTGAAGCATGTAACGGTTCTGGAATTTGCTCCAGAGCTCAAAGCTGATGCTGTACTGCAAGACCGTCTCTACAGCTTACCTAACGTTACTGTACTTAAGAACGTGCAAACGAAAGAGATTACCGGAACAGATAAGGTAGATGGTATTTCTTATATCGATCGTGCGACAGAAGAAACTCACCATATTGAATTGCAGGGTGTATTTGTACAGATCGGTCTGGTTCCAAACACAGATTGGTTAGGTGACATGGTTGAACGTACTCGTGTAGGCGAGATTGTTGTAGATAGCCATGGCGCCACCAACGTACCAGGAGTCTTTGCTGCTGGCGATTGCACTAATAGTGCTTATAAACAAATCATCATTTCGATGGGGTCTGGTGCAACTGCAGCTTTAGGTGCATTTGATTATCTGATCCGCAATTAA
- the ahpC gene encoding alkyl hydroperoxide reductase subunit C: MSLIGTEVLPFKASAFQDGKFIDVTEENFKGKWSVVCFYPADFTFVCPTELEDLQNQYEILKQLGVEVYSVSTDTHFTHKAWHESSAAIGKVKYIMIGDPSHVVSRNFDVLIEADGLADRGTFIIDPDGIIQTVEINAGGIGRDASALVNKIKAAQYVRNHPGEVCPAKWSEGAETLKPSLDLVGKI; encoded by the coding sequence ATGTCACTAATCGGAACAGAAGTCCTACCATTCAAAGCAAGCGCATTTCAAGATGGGAAATTCATCGATGTTACAGAAGAAAACTTTAAAGGTAAATGGAGTGTAGTTTGCTTCTACCCAGCTGACTTCACATTCGTATGCCCAACTGAACTAGAAGATTTGCAGAACCAATATGAAATACTGAAACAATTGGGTGTTGAAGTATATTCCGTTTCTACAGATACACACTTTACACATAAAGCATGGCATGAGAGCTCTGCAGCCATTGGCAAGGTAAAATACATTATGATCGGCGATCCTTCTCATGTAGTTTCCCGTAACTTTGATGTTCTGATTGAAGCTGACGGTCTTGCTGATCGTGGTACATTCATCATTGATCCAGACGGTATTATCCAAACGGTTGAGATTAATGCTGGTGGCATTGGTCGTGATGCTAGTGCTCTTGTTAACAAAATCAAAGCAGCACAATATGTACGCAATCATCCAGGTGAAGTTTGCCCAGCGAAATGGTCTGAAGGTGCTGAAACACTTAAACCAAGTCTCGATCTTGTAGGTAAGATTTAA
- a CDS encoding aminoglycoside phosphotransferase family protein yields the protein MNTITVDLVARLINEQFPEWSDLEIRPVKFSGNDNRTFHLGEHMSVRLPSAAAYAPQVEKEQLWLPILSKKLTLPIQVPLAKGKPNEEYPLPWSINKWVEGETLTHQNINDLNQFARDLGAFLLELQSIDASGGPLAGEHNFFRGGSLAVYDEESRHAIEHNKDIFNEDIIQEMWELALESEWNSKPVWVHGDIALGNLLVKDGKLCAVIDFGILGVGDPACDAAMAWTFFDKDSRKVFKDVLNMDEETWNRARGWALWKALITYNGNKNSNPKAAAESFNIVNLIVDDYESE from the coding sequence ATGAATACAATAACCGTCGATTTAGTTGCAAGATTAATAAATGAACAATTTCCAGAGTGGTCCGATTTAGAGATTAGACCTGTAAAATTCAGTGGGAATGATAATCGAACTTTTCATTTAGGTGAACATATGAGTGTGAGGTTACCAAGTGCAGCAGCTTATGCTCCACAAGTAGAGAAAGAGCAACTATGGTTGCCCATATTAAGTAAAAAACTCACGTTACCTATTCAAGTACCCTTAGCCAAAGGGAAGCCTAACGAAGAATATCCATTGCCTTGGTCTATCAATAAGTGGGTAGAAGGAGAGACATTAACACACCAAAATATTAATGATCTTAATCAGTTTGCAAGAGATTTGGGGGCATTCTTATTAGAATTACAATCCATTGATGCTAGTGGGGGACCTTTAGCAGGAGAGCATAATTTCTTTAGAGGCGGATCTTTAGCTGTTTATGATGAAGAGTCTAGACATGCCATTGAGCATAATAAAGATATTTTTAATGAAGACATAATACAAGAAATGTGGGAACTGGCACTAGAATCTGAATGGAACTCCAAGCCAGTTTGGGTTCATGGAGATATCGCACTAGGGAATTTACTAGTTAAAGATGGAAAGCTATGTGCAGTCATTGATTTCGGAATCTTGGGTGTAGGCGATCCTGCTTGTGATGCGGCAATGGCTTGGACTTTTTTTGATAAGGATAGTAGAAAGGTATTCAAGGATGTATTAAATATGGATGAAGAGACTTGGAACAGAGCAAGAGGGTGGGCTTTGTGGAAAGCGCTGATCACATACAATGGAAATAAAAATTCCAACCCAAAAGCAGCCGCAGAATCATTTAATATAGTTAACCTAATCGTGGATGATTACGAATCGGAGTAA
- a CDS encoding YdeI/OmpD-associated family protein, translated as MYANYTIRSARKGHGFKEYCALLFHKGTLLKDAHGILIQQTENVQAARQIRFTNAQEIIEKENIIKDYIYEAIEVEKAGLEVEFKKNTDFIIPDEFQNKLDEMPALKTAFEALTPGRQRAYLHHFSEPKQSKTRVSRVEKWMPQILGGKGLND; from the coding sequence CTGTATGCAAACTATACAATTAGATCAGCCAGAAAAGGCCATGGATTTAAAGAATATTGTGCACTACTGTTTCATAAAGGCACCTTGTTAAAGGATGCCCATGGGATTCTAATTCAACAAACGGAGAATGTACAGGCAGCGCGCCAGATTCGGTTCACCAATGCTCAAGAGATCATTGAAAAAGAAAACATCATAAAAGACTATATTTATGAAGCCATTGAAGTTGAAAAAGCTGGTTTGGAAGTGGAATTTAAAAAGAATACAGATTTCATCATTCCTGATGAATTTCAAAATAAACTCGATGAAATGCCTGCCTTGAAAACTGCTTTTGAAGCCTTGACACCCGGGCGGCAAAGAGCTTACCTTCATCATTTTTCTGAGCCTAAGCAATCCAAAACTCGAGTGTCTAGGGTTGAAAAATGGATGCCACAAATTCTGGGTGGAAAAGGATTAAATGATTAG
- a CDS encoding isochorismatase family protein, with translation MKIGFLIIDMQNLFLHNHMEKLNVSEACEYINHVSGLLRAKDQIVVHIQDMEGADADTDPEARNIIPEITVAPTDIQMGKEFSNAFWKTDLEQLLREHGVEFVIVAGFAAEHCVTFTINGALERGFQAALLQKGILSTRPDAITSIYRDRHMISYPVIEFLMETIV, from the coding sequence ATAAAAATTGGATTCCTAATTATTGATATGCAAAACCTTTTCTTACACAATCATATGGAGAAGTTAAATGTAAGTGAGGCTTGTGAATACATTAATCATGTGTCTGGGTTACTTCGTGCGAAAGACCAAATCGTCGTCCATATACAAGACATGGAAGGGGCGGATGCGGATACGGATCCAGAAGCAAGAAATATTATACCGGAAATTACAGTAGCACCGACGGATATCCAGATGGGGAAAGAGTTCTCTAATGCTTTTTGGAAAACGGATTTAGAACAGCTGCTACGTGAACATGGTGTTGAATTCGTCATCGTTGCTGGCTTCGCCGCAGAACATTGTGTAACCTTTACTATTAACGGTGCACTAGAAAGAGGCTTTCAAGCAGCCCTTCTACAGAAGGGAATCCTTAGCACACGGCCAGATGCTATTACCTCGATTTACCGTGATCGGCATATGATCTCTTATCCGGTGATCGAATTTCTAATGGAGACTATTGTTTGA
- a CDS encoding NAD(P)/FAD-dependent oxidoreductase yields MIYDCAIIGGGPAGLNAALVLGRARKNVVVIDEGRARNRVTRKTHGFLTRDRISPSDFRRIAKEQISAYPSVTFSEDTAISITGTDGDFKITTVQGQTYRSKKLLFAIGMKDLPMDIKGLSDVYGRSAFICPYCDGWELRDQPLVVIVKGADATHMAQVISGWTNNITICTNGPDDLTEAQRKELQQHNIPVFDSPIQSIESNEGMLQQVVLKDSTSINCTGIFFRPKLMIGSDLPQAIGCEITEAGTVIVDNLGKTNVPGVFSAGDAATHLHQAIIAASMGSLAGVGINNELNEEEWRNV; encoded by the coding sequence ATGATTTACGACTGTGCTATTATCGGTGGAGGACCGGCAGGTCTAAATGCTGCTCTTGTGTTAGGCAGAGCAAGAAAAAACGTAGTTGTTATTGATGAAGGACGCGCACGTAATAGGGTTACTCGTAAAACGCATGGCTTTCTTACTAGAGATCGTATAAGTCCAAGCGATTTTAGGCGAATTGCCAAGGAACAGATTAGTGCCTATCCATCCGTTACCTTTTCGGAAGATACCGCCATATCGATTACGGGAACCGATGGCGATTTTAAAATTACGACGGTTCAGGGTCAGACTTATCGAAGCAAAAAACTGCTCTTTGCCATAGGGATGAAGGATCTTCCGATGGATATTAAGGGGCTCTCAGATGTGTATGGTAGAAGCGCCTTTATCTGCCCTTATTGTGATGGATGGGAACTAAGAGATCAACCGCTTGTCGTAATTGTTAAGGGAGCCGATGCAACGCATATGGCCCAAGTGATATCTGGTTGGACGAATAACATTACCATATGTACTAATGGACCTGATGACTTGACGGAAGCACAACGCAAGGAACTTCAACAACATAACATTCCTGTCTTTGACTCACCGATTCAGTCGATCGAATCTAACGAGGGTATGTTGCAGCAAGTTGTTCTTAAGGATAGTACTAGTATCAATTGTACAGGGATATTTTTCAGACCGAAGCTTATGATCGGATCAGACTTGCCACAAGCTATCGGTTGTGAGATCACAGAAGCTGGAACAGTCATCGTCGATAATCTCGGTAAAACGAACGTTCCTGGCGTCTTTAGTGCTGGTGATGCAGCAACACATCTTCATCAAGCCATTATTGCCGCTTCTATGGGCTCATTAGCTGGGGTGGGCATTAACAACGAACTAAATGAAGAGGAATGGCGTAACGTATGA
- a CDS encoding phosphotransferase: protein MSLTDDQLVELLRGHGIPEILEIKRTKHEARNRAVLNKIEIYTKDNKILSLLEKITMSKYTPYENIIYNHYSSKEVSIPKVFINKYDTVSQEGILLMEDLTPTHNNLADWEVPIASEKLANIIEVIAQFHAASWETSELALPEHLKSVEDYLIHITYLERDYLDFRKQQTYNFGEEQFRIYEKSLFSLRENAQQHIKRISRYQNTTCIHGDLNVGNLLYPVFNSAKPCIIDLEAVKVGLCTEDLVMLFIHDLFYGSEETSRIFDLYFHSINNKIRSEYTYTQFVEDVRLSIMEGIFFPLKLFVHDGIKDEELIWKSIAAYKNFGD, encoded by the coding sequence ATGTCGCTAACCGATGATCAATTAGTAGAGCTATTAAGAGGTCATGGTATTCCTGAGATTCTTGAAATTAAAAGAACAAAACACGAAGCTCGCAATCGAGCAGTACTCAATAAAATAGAAATATATACGAAGGACAATAAGATTTTGTCATTATTAGAGAAAATCACGATGTCAAAGTATACTCCATATGAAAATATTATTTATAACCACTACTCAAGCAAGGAAGTATCCATTCCGAAAGTTTTTATCAATAAGTATGATACAGTCAGCCAAGAAGGTATATTGTTGATGGAAGACCTGACTCCGACACATAACAATCTAGCCGATTGGGAAGTGCCTATTGCTTCCGAAAAATTAGCTAACATAATTGAAGTGATCGCACAGTTTCATGCTGCATCTTGGGAGACTAGCGAGTTAGCTCTTCCGGAGCATTTAAAAAGTGTGGAAGATTATTTAATACATATTACTTACTTAGAGAGAGATTATCTGGATTTTAGAAAGCAACAGACTTATAACTTTGGGGAAGAACAATTTCGAATATACGAGAAGAGCTTATTTAGTTTGCGTGAAAATGCCCAACAACATATTAAACGCATATCAAGATATCAGAATACCACTTGCATTCATGGAGATTTAAATGTTGGCAATTTATTATATCCGGTATTCAATAGTGCAAAACCATGCATCATTGATCTTGAAGCAGTGAAGGTTGGGCTTTGTACTGAGGATCTTGTTATGCTATTTATCCATGATTTGTTTTATGGCAGTGAGGAGACCTCACGGATCTTTGATCTTTATTTTCATTCAATTAACAATAAAATCAGAAGCGAATACACTTACACGCAATTTGTGGAGGACGTCAGATTATCAATAATGGAAGGAATCTTTTTTCCACTAAAGTTATTTGTTCATGATGGGATTAAGGATGAAGAGCTGATATGGAAGTCGATAGCTGCGTATAAGAATTTCGGAGACTAA
- a CDS encoding iron chaperone yields the protein MEVFAEYLAQIDNPQHRERVEEVLAWVTKKFTDLKPKIAWNQPMFTDHDTYIIGFSVSKQHMAVAPEIAGINHFSDAIVQAGYDHTKQLLRIRWDSPVDFSLLEKMIEFNILDKADCSTFWRK from the coding sequence ATGGAAGTTTTTGCAGAATATTTAGCGCAAATTGATAACCCACAACATCGGGAGCGAGTGGAAGAGGTGTTGGCGTGGGTAACTAAGAAATTCACAGATTTAAAACCAAAAATTGCGTGGAATCAGCCAATGTTCACCGATCACGACACATATATTATTGGCTTTAGCGTATCTAAACAACATATGGCTGTTGCGCCTGAAATCGCAGGGATTAATCATTTTTCTGATGCAATTGTACAGGCTGGCTATGATCACACCAAGCAGTTGTTACGGATCCGGTGGGATAGTCCGGTTGATTTCTCATTACTTGAGAAAATGATCGAGTTTAACATTTTGGATAAGGCAGATTGTTCAACTTTTTGGCGAAAATAA
- the glmS gene encoding glutamine--fructose-6-phosphate transaminase (isomerizing) — MCGIVGYIGNQNSQGILVEGLKKLEYRGYDSAGIAVFTGEGLQVVKAQGRLANLQSKLEGSPLAGSAGIGHTRWATHGKPSDENSHPHTDNSMKFSVVHNGIVENYLDLKEELIAGGCHFVSETDTEVISHLIAREYDGDIVKAVQKAITFMRGAFALGVLTEYEPDKLVAVRQASPLIIGLGEGENFIGSDIPALLEYTRNVYILNDGEMAVLTRDAVELMTIEGNFISREMITVDWDAVTAEKGGYEHFMLKEIHEQPKAYRDTMRGRINAEGNKVVLPELNMTEEQIKNIRNIQVVACGTAYNAGVVGRTMIESLVRIPVENDIASEYRYRSPIVTPETLVIVVSQSGETADTLAALREGQANGAHVLAITNVVGSSIAREANDVLVTLAGPEIAVASTKAYTSQLVAFGLFALYLAEVRGTQTEAQVAKILAAMQALPEQVEEILAQKEAIKGYAEQISEHKNLFFIGRGVDYAVAQEGSLKLKEISYIHSEAYAAGELKHGTLALIEEGVPVIALATQEAVLEKTVSNIKEVKARGADVLAITHQEHLTDLLRSVDQVFVIPKTLPMLTAALSVVPLQLLSYYASLALGHDVDKPRNLAKSVTVE, encoded by the coding sequence ATGTGTGGTATTGTAGGATATATTGGTAATCAGAATTCGCAGGGGATCTTGGTTGAAGGATTGAAGAAGCTGGAGTATCGGGGATATGATTCCGCTGGTATTGCTGTATTCACTGGGGAAGGACTGCAAGTAGTGAAAGCACAAGGCCGTTTGGCGAATCTGCAGTCGAAGCTGGAAGGCAGCCCACTGGCAGGTAGCGCAGGTATCGGACACACACGCTGGGCAACTCACGGTAAACCATCCGATGAGAATTCCCATCCGCATACGGATAACAGCATGAAGTTCTCGGTCGTTCATAACGGTATTGTCGAAAACTATCTGGATCTGAAAGAAGAGCTGATCGCTGGCGGATGCCACTTTGTCTCCGAAACAGATACAGAAGTTATTTCACATCTGATTGCTCGCGAATATGATGGGGATATCGTGAAAGCTGTGCAAAAAGCGATTACCTTCATGCGCGGTGCGTTTGCATTAGGCGTCCTGACTGAATATGAACCAGATAAATTGGTGGCTGTGCGTCAAGCAAGCCCGCTCATTATCGGTCTTGGCGAAGGAGAAAACTTTATCGGGTCAGATATTCCTGCATTGCTTGAATATACCCGTAACGTATATATTTTGAACGACGGCGAAATGGCAGTCTTGACAAGAGATGCTGTCGAACTGATGACAATTGAAGGTAACTTTATTTCTCGGGAAATGATTACTGTCGATTGGGATGCAGTAACCGCAGAAAAAGGCGGCTACGAGCATTTCATGTTGAAAGAAATCCACGAGCAACCTAAGGCTTACCGCGACACTATGCGTGGTCGTATTAATGCCGAAGGTAACAAGGTTGTTTTGCCTGAATTGAACATGACCGAAGAACAAATCAAGAACATCCGTAACATCCAAGTTGTTGCTTGCGGAACGGCATACAACGCTGGTGTGGTAGGACGTACTATGATCGAATCTTTGGTTCGTATTCCAGTTGAGAATGACATCGCTTCGGAATACCGTTATCGTTCACCAATCGTGACGCCAGAAACTTTGGTTATCGTTGTCAGCCAATCCGGTGAGACTGCAGATACATTGGCAGCTCTTCGTGAAGGGCAAGCTAACGGTGCACATGTACTGGCAATCACTAACGTAGTGGGTAGCTCTATTGCTCGCGAAGCGAATGATGTCTTGGTAACCTTGGCAGGTCCAGAAATTGCCGTAGCCTCGACCAAAGCCTACACTTCACAATTGGTCGCATTCGGATTGTTTGCTCTTTACTTGGCTGAAGTTCGTGGTACACAAACCGAAGCTCAAGTGGCTAAGATTCTAGCAGCTATGCAAGCTCTACCAGAGCAAGTAGAAGAGATCCTGGCTCAAAAAGAAGCAATCAAAGGTTATGCAGAACAAATTTCTGAGCACAAGAACTTGTTCTTCATCGGCCGCGGCGTAGATTACGCTGTTGCTCAAGAAGGTTCCTTGAAGTTGAAAGAAATCTCTTATATTCACTCCGAAGCTTATGCCGCCGGTGAATTGAAACATGGTACGTTGGCTCTGATCGAAGAAGGTGTTCCGGTTATTGCCCTGGCAACTCAGGAAGCTGTACTTGAGAAGACCGTCAGCAACATCAAAGAAGTGAAAGCCCGCGGCGCAGACGTGCTTGCGATCACTCACCAAGAGCATTTGACTGACCTGCTTAGATCAGTGGATCAAGTGTTTGTTATTCCTAAGACATTGCCAATGCTGACAGCAGCGTTGTCTGTAGTACCTCTGCAATTATTGTCTTATTATGCTTCTCTTGCACTGGGTCATGATGTGGATAAACCACGTAACTTGGCGAAGAGCGTTACTGTGGAGTAG
- the glmM gene encoding phosphoglucosamine mutase yields the protein MGKYFGTDGVRGVANRELTAEMAYSIGRCGGYVLAGNVHKPKVVIGMDTRISGPLLESALIAGLLSIGADVIRIGVVSTPAVAYITRLLKADAGVMISASHNPVEDNGIKFFGGDGFKLTDETELRIEELMDAEVDELPRPIGSGLGMVTVDNDAKYLYLEYLKTTISQDFKGIKVVLDCAHGAAYELAPRLFRELGAEVISIGAEPDGLNINAGFGSTHPETLREEVLRQGADLGLAFDGDADRLIAIDNKGDEVDGDFILCICGDAMNRAGKLKDSTIVSTVMSNIGFYKATEKLSLNTAKTAVGDRYVMEEMRRGGFNLGGEQSGHVIFLDYNTTGDGILTAIQLVDTLKASGKQLSEVKSMMTKYPQVLVNVRVQDKTNYPNNQAIEAAIAEVEGKLGDNGRVLVRPSGTESLIRVMAEGPDKADLDLYVNQIVEVVQRELV from the coding sequence ATGGGGAAGTATTTTGGAACTGACGGTGTGCGGGGAGTAGCAAATCGTGAATTAACTGCAGAAATGGCTTATAGCATTGGTCGCTGTGGAGGATATGTACTAGCGGGTAACGTGCATAAACCAAAGGTTGTCATTGGGATGGACACACGTATTTCCGGTCCTTTGCTTGAATCGGCTCTTATTGCTGGTTTGCTGTCTATTGGGGCAGATGTAATCCGTATAGGTGTAGTGAGTACACCTGCTGTTGCTTATATCACAAGATTATTAAAGGCAGATGCAGGGGTCATGATTTCGGCTTCGCACAATCCGGTTGAAGATAATGGCATTAAGTTCTTTGGCGGAGATGGTTTCAAACTTACGGATGAAACTGAGCTGCGTATTGAAGAACTTATGGATGCTGAGGTAGATGAATTGCCACGTCCTATCGGCTCAGGTTTAGGTATGGTTACGGTTGATAATGACGCCAAATACCTCTATCTGGAGTATTTGAAGACGACCATTTCTCAGGATTTTAAAGGGATCAAGGTTGTACTCGACTGTGCTCACGGCGCAGCGTATGAACTTGCACCAAGATTGTTCAGAGAGCTTGGCGCTGAGGTTATTTCTATTGGAGCTGAGCCCGATGGATTGAATATTAATGCTGGATTTGGTTCTACACATCCAGAGACTTTGCGTGAGGAAGTATTGCGTCAAGGAGCGGATTTGGGACTTGCTTTTGACGGAGATGCTGACCGATTGATTGCGATCGACAATAAAGGTGATGAAGTTGACGGAGACTTTATTCTCTGCATTTGTGGGGATGCAATGAACCGTGCTGGCAAGCTGAAGGATAGCACGATTGTATCAACGGTTATGAGCAATATCGGATTCTACAAAGCCACGGAGAAATTATCCCTGAACACTGCTAAAACAGCTGTAGGCGACCGGTATGTGATGGAAGAAATGCGCCGTGGCGGTTTTAATCTAGGTGGAGAACAGTCTGGACATGTTATCTTCCTTGATTATAATACAACAGGTGATGGTATTCTGACGGCTATCCAGCTGGTAGATACGCTTAAAGCTTCAGGTAAGCAGCTTAGCGAGGTTAAGAGCATGATGACGAAATACCCGCAGGTGCTGGTCAATGTTCGTGTACAAGATAAGACCAATTATCCTAACAACCAGGCTATCGAAGCAGCTATCGCTGAAGTAGAAGGAAAGCTAGGCGACAATGGTCGTGTGCTTGTACGTCCGTCGGGTACGGAGTCTCTAATCCGTGTCATGGCAGAGGGACCTGATAAGGCAGATCTAGATCTTTATGTGAATCAAATTGTAGAAGTTGTTCAACGCGAATTGGTATAA